In Myxococcota bacterium, a single genomic region encodes these proteins:
- a CDS encoding helix-turn-helix transcriptional regulator, translating to MRLELKQARLNRGWSQRELGERAGLPQVHVSWIETGRVAPRYDTLLDLVRVLDHDLILVPRALVPGVNALLRDYHHQSGDDGRSAEALYIEDTSNVTRADWEAIDET from the coding sequence ATGCGCCTGGAACTCAAACAGGCGCGCTTGAACCGCGGCTGGAGTCAGCGCGAGCTCGGCGAACGCGCTGGCCTGCCCCAGGTTCACGTGTCCTGGATCGAAACCGGCAGGGTTGCCCCCCGATACGACACCCTTCTCGACCTCGTCCGCGTCCTTGACCACGACCTGATCCTCGTGCCGCGCGCCCTCGTGCCCGGAGTTAACGCCCTACTCCGCGACTATCACCACCAAAGCGGTGATGACGGCCGAAGCGCCGAAGCGCTCTACATCGAAGACACCTCCAATGTGACCCGTGCTGATTGGGAGGCCATCGATGAGACCTGA